One genomic region from Paroceanicella profunda encodes:
- a CDS encoding alpha/beta fold hydrolase gives MRDYTIPDIHVREHEIAVPLDWSKPEGETITLFARECVDPARRHEELPLLAYLQGGPGGKAPRPEGGGPAWLGRALQSRRVVLIDQRGTGRSSPLEGRDMDRFADGRAAADHLALFRADSIVRDCEALRKGVYGGRRWETLGQSYGGFLTLTYLSTAPEGLAACYVTGGLSGLEATAEDVYRHTYPRVAARQAGFLARYPGDAARLDAIADMLEAEDQRLPDGDRLTVRRFQTLGMELGRQPGFEALHWLLDEAQGPHGLTPVFLAEVMQRTSYHANPLYAVLQECIYAQNGAVTGWAAERVRAELPAFAPGARPLMLTGEMMYPWMFEEIASLRPFRAAAEALHARPFEAPLYDPARLAANEVPVAAAVYFSDMYVDTRLSLDTAARVGNLRPWVTSAHEHDGLRRNPDVLSRLMDMVHRNAD, from the coding sequence ATGCGCGACTACACCATCCCCGACATCCATGTGCGCGAACACGAGATCGCGGTGCCGCTCGACTGGTCGAAACCCGAGGGCGAGACCATCACCCTCTTCGCGCGCGAGTGCGTGGACCCCGCCCGCCGGCACGAGGAGCTGCCGCTGCTCGCCTACCTGCAGGGCGGGCCCGGCGGCAAGGCGCCGCGCCCGGAGGGCGGCGGGCCCGCCTGGCTCGGCCGCGCCTTGCAGAGCCGCCGGGTGGTGCTGATCGATCAGCGCGGCACCGGGCGCTCCTCCCCTCTGGAGGGGCGCGACATGGACCGCTTCGCCGACGGGCGCGCGGCGGCCGACCACCTCGCCCTGTTCCGCGCCGACAGCATCGTGCGCGACTGCGAGGCGCTGCGCAAAGGCGTGTACGGCGGCCGCAGGTGGGAGACGCTGGGCCAGAGCTACGGCGGCTTCCTCACCCTCACCTACCTGTCCACGGCGCCGGAGGGCCTCGCCGCCTGCTACGTGACCGGCGGCCTCTCCGGGCTGGAGGCGACGGCGGAGGATGTCTACCGCCACACCTACCCCCGCGTGGCCGCGCGCCAGGCCGGGTTCCTCGCCCGCTATCCCGGGGACGCCGCGCGGCTGGACGCGATCGCCGACATGCTGGAGGCCGAGGACCAGCGCCTGCCGGATGGCGACCGGCTCACCGTGCGCCGGTTCCAGACGCTGGGGATGGAGCTTGGCCGGCAGCCCGGGTTCGAGGCGCTGCATTGGCTGCTGGACGAGGCGCAGGGGCCGCACGGCCTCACGCCGGTCTTCCTCGCCGAGGTGATGCAGCGCACCAGCTACCACGCCAACCCGCTCTATGCCGTGCTGCAGGAGTGCATCTACGCCCAGAACGGCGCGGTCACCGGCTGGGCGGCGGAGCGGGTGCGCGCGGAGCTTCCCGCCTTCGCCCCCGGCGCCCGGCCGCTGATGCTCACCGGCGAGATGATGTATCCGTGGATGTTCGAGGAAATCGCCAGCCTCCGCCCGTTCCGCGCCGCCGCCGAGGCGCTGCACGCGCGGCCCTTCGAGGCGCCGCTCTACGACCCCGCGCGCCTTGCCGCCAACGAGGTGCCCGTGGCCGCGGCGGTGTATTTCTCCGACATGTACGTCGACACCCGCCTCTCGCTGGATACGGCCGCGCGGGTGGGCAACCTGCGCCCCTGGGTGACCAGCGCGCATGAACACGACGGCCTGCGCCGCAACCCCGACGTGCTCTCCCGCCTGATGGACATGGTCCATCGCAACGCGGACTGA
- a CDS encoding OmpW/AlkL family protein, with translation MVRRPFEAAVRGALALGLAAVLTPGAARAADAWYSPKSDGKWEVRLRGIAVIPDDSLSVSGVPGGAASISSSFVPEVDFTYFFTPNLAAELILGTTPHDVTGRGAIAGADIGSVWLLPPTLTAQYHFTRLGEWTGTPALSKVRPYIGAGVNYTMFYNEDAGQFRDIEYDDAFGWAFQAGVDVEIAEGLFLNADVKYILLDTDWSINHGELRGKVDINPLIVGVGLGYRF, from the coding sequence ATGGTCCGGAGACCTTTCGAAGCCGCGGTTCGCGGCGCGCTGGCGCTTGGCCTGGCAGCAGTCCTCACGCCCGGAGCCGCGCGGGCCGCGGACGCCTGGTACAGCCCGAAATCCGACGGGAAATGGGAGGTGCGCCTGCGCGGCATCGCCGTGATCCCGGACGATTCGCTCAGCGTGAGCGGCGTGCCCGGCGGCGCGGCGTCGATCTCCTCGAGCTTCGTCCCGGAGGTCGACTTCACCTACTTCTTCACCCCGAATCTCGCCGCCGAGCTCATCCTCGGCACCACCCCGCATGACGTGACCGGGCGCGGGGCGATCGCGGGGGCGGACATCGGCTCGGTCTGGCTGCTGCCGCCGACGCTCACCGCGCAGTACCATTTCACCCGCCTGGGCGAGTGGACCGGCACCCCCGCGCTCTCGAAGGTGCGGCCCTACATCGGCGCCGGCGTGAACTACACGATGTTCTACAACGAGGACGCCGGGCAGTTCCGCGACATCGAATACGATGACGCCTTCGGCTGGGCCTTCCAGGCCGGCGTGGACGTGGAGATCGCGGAGGGGCTCTTCCTGAACGCGGACGTGAAGTACATCCTGCTGGACACCGACTGGTCGATCAACCACGGGGAGCTGCGTGGCAAGGTGGACATCAATCCGCTGATCGTGGGCGTCGGTCTCGGCTACCGGTTCTGA
- a CDS encoding phosphoribosylaminoimidazolesuccinocarboxamide synthase: MSMLRTLPDAFIPELPGRYNGKVRENYDLPDGRRIIIATDRISAFDRVLAAIPCKGQVLTQTARHWFEQTADICPNHVLDYPDPNVVVGTRLDILPVEIVVRGYLAGTTSTSVLTKYRAGERSMYGIRLPEGMRDNERLPQPIITPTSKAFDGGHDAPLSAAEILEQKLLTADQWERVSAYALALFARGQARAAERGLILADTKYEFGTDAEGRIVLADEIHTPDSSRYWIAASYEAAFESGNRPESFDKDVVRAWVTARCDPYRDTVPEIPVDVIEHTSKVYIDAFEAITGMPFVPDLTGETVLARIRANLAPYFS, translated from the coding sequence ATGAGCATGCTGCGCACTCTCCCCGATGCCTTCATTCCCGAGCTTCCGGGCCGCTACAACGGCAAGGTGCGGGAGAATTACGACCTGCCGGACGGCCGCCGCATCATCATCGCCACCGACCGGATCTCCGCCTTCGACCGGGTGCTCGCCGCCATTCCCTGCAAGGGCCAGGTGCTGACGCAGACCGCGCGGCACTGGTTCGAGCAGACCGCTGACATCTGCCCCAACCACGTGCTGGACTACCCGGACCCGAACGTGGTCGTCGGCACGCGGCTCGACATCCTGCCGGTGGAAATCGTGGTGCGCGGCTATCTCGCCGGCACCACCTCCACCTCGGTGCTCACGAAGTACCGCGCCGGGGAGCGCAGCATGTACGGCATCCGCCTGCCCGAGGGCATGCGCGACAACGAGCGCCTGCCGCAGCCGATCATCACGCCCACCTCCAAGGCCTTCGACGGGGGGCATGACGCGCCGCTCTCCGCCGCCGAGATCCTGGAGCAGAAGCTGCTCACCGCCGACCAGTGGGAGCGGGTCTCGGCCTACGCGCTGGCGCTCTTCGCGCGCGGGCAGGCCCGGGCCGCGGAGCGCGGGCTGATCCTGGCCGACACCAAGTACGAGTTCGGTACCGACGCGGAGGGCCGCATCGTGCTGGCTGACGAGATCCACACCCCCGACAGCAGCCGCTACTGGATCGCCGCGAGCTATGAGGCGGCCTTCGAGAGCGGCAACCGTCCGGAAAGCTTCGACAAGGACGTGGTCCGCGCCTGGGTGACGGCGCGCTGCGATCCCTATCGCGACACGGTTCCCGAGATCCCCGTGGACGTGATCGAGCACACCTCGAAGGTCTATATCGACGCGTTCGAGGCCATCACCGGCATGCCCTTCGTGCCGGACCTCACCGGCGAGACCGTGCTGGCGCGCATCCGCGCGAACCTCGCGCCCTACTTCTCCTGA
- a CDS encoding YbfB/YjiJ family MFS transporter, with protein MHETATPRAGLPPVIAVMAGGICAQMLCLGMARFAFTPLLPLMEAQAGLSIRDGGILGAMIYAGYMTGVLSLALLRGPRLRYAMYRAGLVIAVLSTAAMALTTDVLLWGVLRFLGGACGAAAMLLASEFLLGWLLRNGRRPDLGWHFAGLGLGVVLSGSAALAMAGRLDWDSQWLVLAGIGLLLLPPAWVLVPRPEGPARGGPAVARPSRGEEPPPPGRAWFVAFGLSYLAAAWGYAVCATFAVAIVAGSGGGLGQGATAWIMIGIAASAGAVLGSWVAQRVGAFATLAGAFVAQILAVGLLLLPAQSGASLPAAALFGATFIAIVSISLTLVGLRVPDNAGRVMARLTLCYGVGQVLGPAVTGVLTEAAGSYAPALIVSMLVLLAGLGCLVATRRF; from the coding sequence ATGCACGAAACCGCGACACCGCGGGCGGGACTGCCGCCGGTCATTGCGGTCATGGCCGGGGGGATCTGCGCGCAGATGCTCTGCCTGGGCATGGCGCGCTTCGCCTTCACGCCGCTGCTGCCGCTGATGGAGGCGCAGGCGGGGCTGTCGATCCGCGATGGCGGTATCCTCGGCGCGATGATCTATGCCGGGTACATGACCGGGGTTCTCTCGCTGGCGCTGCTGCGCGGGCCGCGGCTGCGCTACGCGATGTACCGCGCGGGGCTGGTGATCGCGGTGCTCTCCACCGCGGCGATGGCGCTCACCACCGACGTGCTGCTCTGGGGTGTGCTGCGCTTCCTGGGCGGGGCCTGCGGGGCGGCGGCGATGCTGCTGGCCTCGGAATTCCTGCTCGGCTGGCTGCTGCGCAATGGCCGCCGGCCGGACCTGGGCTGGCATTTCGCCGGGCTGGGGCTGGGCGTGGTGCTCAGCGGCAGCGCGGCGCTCGCCATGGCCGGGCGGCTGGACTGGGACTCGCAGTGGCTGGTGCTCGCGGGCATCGGCCTTCTGTTGCTGCCGCCGGCCTGGGTGCTGGTGCCGCGGCCCGAAGGGCCGGCGCGCGGCGGCCCGGCCGTCGCCCGGCCCTCCCGCGGCGAGGAGCCGCCGCCGCCGGGCCGGGCCTGGTTCGTGGCCTTCGGGCTGAGCTATCTCGCCGCGGCCTGGGGCTACGCGGTCTGCGCCACCTTCGCGGTGGCGATCGTCGCAGGCTCGGGCGGCGGGCTGGGGCAGGGCGCGACGGCCTGGATCATGATCGGCATCGCGGCCAGCGCGGGCGCGGTGCTGGGCTCCTGGGTGGCGCAGCGGGTAGGGGCCTTCGCCACGCTGGCGGGTGCCTTCGTGGCCCAGATCCTCGCCGTGGGGCTGTTGCTGCTGCCGGCGCAGAGCGGCGCCTCGCTGCCCGCCGCGGCGCTGTTCGGCGCCACCTTCATCGCCATCGTGAGCATCTCGCTCACCCTCGTGGGGCTGCGGGTGCCGGACAATGCCGGCCGGGTGATGGCCCGGCTCACCCTGTGCTACGGCGTGGGGCAGGTGCTGGGCCCGGCGGTGACCGGCGTGCTCACCGAGGCCGCGGGAAGCTACGCCCCGGCGCTGATCGTCTCGATGCTGGTGCTGCTGGCGGGGCTGGGCTGCCTCGTCGCCACCCGGCGCTTCTGA
- a CDS encoding response regulator, with protein MPEHRVLYVDDDAFDAEILARHLRREGEWIDTACGGVEAVTLLDTSRHRLVIIDWHLPDIEARDLACALRAADASLALIFLSGVHLPQQEDVAVELGACAVLSKDRDMAYLNQISRILAGLAQNHPPGPSRTRH; from the coding sequence ATGCCCGAACACAGGGTTCTCTACGTTGATGACGACGCCTTCGATGCGGAGATCCTCGCCCGCCACCTGCGCCGGGAGGGGGAGTGGATCGACACCGCCTGCGGGGGCGTGGAAGCCGTGACGCTGCTCGACACCAGCCGGCACCGGCTGGTGATCATTGACTGGCACCTGCCGGACATCGAGGCCAGGGACCTCGCCTGCGCCCTGCGCGCGGCCGATGCCAGCCTGGCCCTGATCTTCCTCAGCGGCGTGCACCTGCCCCAGCAGGAGGACGTGGCCGTGGAACTCGGCGCCTGCGCCGTGCTCTCCAAGGACAGGGACATGGCCTATCTCAACCAGATCAGCCGCATCCTCGCCGGACTGGCCCAGAACCACCCCCCGGGCCCCTCACGCACCCGGCACTGA